The DNA sequence CTTTTAACTGATATTTCAATAATCTTTTGCTTGTGTTTAGACGCAAAATTCAGCACTTGATTCGCGGCCCGACCTACTTTTTACCACAACATTTACTTAAAACCGGACAAGACCCTGGGGACTCGgcctttcattgttttaattgtAGTTGCGTGAATTTGCATTAAGCTTACGCATCGGACCGTTCTTAATAATGATTATCAAGGAAGAGTTTTGCTTCAGAGTTCGGTGCCGGCGATGACGAAAAGAAAGTTGAGAGAACTAAGTTAATGGACTGTCATGGGCTGCTTTCCCAGCAGATTAAGACGCAACTTGAATAATAATGACGGTGATTCATTTATCGATCTTGATGAAGAAGACACTCCATTACTGAATGAAATCTCAAGAACGCAACAGACCGGGCATATAATCCCACAGCGGCAAGTTAGGGATCAAGAATTGATAGAACAAGAAGACACAGAGTTAGAAACTACTTTGCTTAAGTTGGAGCACGCACGTGGTTGGAgagagaaaattcaaaaagtcGAAACACAGACGGAACTTGAAACTTACCGACTAAAGATTGTCGGACTCCTGGATTCTGCTACTATGGAAATGAGCAggttaacaaaagaaaacagacaTTATGATGTCGAGAAAGTTGTAAATAGCATTACACATTTACGAAATGCCATTGGGGATCACTTTTTTGAAGCTTCAGGCATTAATGCCTTTGGGAGAGAAGTGACTGATATGGAATCTTGTGTAATTACCGGAGGACAATACTTTAAACCCGTAATGATCCAAGACGATGATGACAGCATTGTCAAGCTTTACTTCTTTACTGTGTCTGATGTGGATTCGACAGAAGTTTTGTTTCGTTATTACCTTGAACATGTAAGCTTTTTGGAGGATTCCTTCGCCTTAGGTCTCGTGACACCGGATGGACACACTCAAGTTGAAATATATGGGAGTATGTGTCCGTCTTATTGGACAATTCGACGAGATGTGATAAGCAATGTCACACGTCGTCTAAATCGACTGGAAGACTCTTATGCCTTTGACTGTTTATCTGATTACGATACACCGCTGCCTATGCGATAGACTGTGCATAATACCTGAAAGCTATTTCGACGAATGTATAGGATATTTAACTTTTAGAATTTTAGATAATTCTGCTATCATTTCAACCAGTAATTACGGTGTTTCATTGCATAACGAAAATTTTAAGAGCTACCtatattttaaacatttcGAAACTGTACATAGCTTTTACTTGCATGTTTTAACTTGTTTCGAAACTCTTAACTTACGACCTAAGATCATGCCAGGTATTATGTTATCGTTAACTAATTCTTTCTTTAGTAGAAAAGAAGTTTACTATTACGGTCCCAGTCATTTAAAGGGTGGATAATTTTATCCACTGCATAAATCATCATCCAGTGAAAAATTCAATCAATACTCACTGGCAATTATTCACTGGATAATGGTTTATTCCGGTGGTAGCATTTTAAACCCTTTCAATAATTGGGTACTGAGAGACGATACTAGCAAATTTCCAAtactaatttttaaaaaaaatgtaactaTTAAGAGCTTATTGTAACTACAGATTTAAGAAGAGTTTATTGTACTTTCAGATAATAGAATCTCTAAATAAATTGAGATATTCAAGCTTGCGATAAGTTTCTAATTATTTTGGccgtatttttttaaagttgtgGAAAACTGTCCTTGGTTAAGTACACATTATCATCACTATATAAGGCTCTTAATACTTCCTACGAAACATAGCATACACAACGGAGAAATGTCCCATATAATCAGCTAGGGAAGCTGGAATTAAATAGGCGCAATCAAAATAGTTAAAAGATCTTGCATTCTTTAGGGACTCAAAGGGGCCTTTTAACAACGGTCTTATCTCATATTTGACAGAAACTGGCTTCAATGTATAAACTTAAGCACCGTTAACTCGgacatgaaatatttctgaCAATTCAGAGAAAGGTTGATCACGTTATCTTAGTAAAGCTGATTCACTCCAGTTTTAGCGAAAGTATGGCATTGCCAGTTTTAATTCCTCTCCATTTTCACTACTTTCAGCTCCAATTTTAGTCCATTCTTGCCCATTGTGGAAAAATagataaatgaatgaatgcggaggaaaaaataaattagaaatttaaaaaaacaagaaatcgGATCACGCCCACCATACACGCAGTCGAGGCACAGCCACGTGACTCAAAAGGTTCCAATCTAAAGATGGCGGACGATCGCGAACCTCCTGCCCTTTTTGATGACGACGTTGACACGCAGGAAACGGAGACAAACGAGCCTGAAGACACTAATCCATTCAATATTGGGGAGACCACTGAAATCACACTCGACGATGGAACCACAAACGAAGAAGATAGCTCAACGATGAACGGTGAAGGGCCCGCTGATAGCCATGAGGATGAGACGACGGGGCCACTTGGCACTGGAGGAGCAGCTTCGGTTGATGTGACAAATCTTTCCAAACCCAGTGAAGATGAAAGCGAATCTCCCTCAATGGAGAAACCCGAGGTTAGTGCTTActtgttgaaatattttgattaATTCGTTCGCTATTCGCCCGAGAGCAAGTAAGCCTTTAGGTGTCTCAGCTGCAGATCTTCAAGTTTCAAGCGATACTAGTTGTTTTAGAGCTTGGACGATTTCATGGGGTACCGAATATCGCCAAAAGCAAATTAGCAgaatatttaaaaacaaagtttgttGTTGTAAGAAAACGAACTTCCTTATGATGCGTCTTTTCTAGATATAGAGTCCTTACAATATTACCCGTGAGCTCCCGCCCTCCCTAAGTGTGACAAAACCCAAGCCACCCTCCCCATTgttttgttgtcgtttttttcaTCACCTTTGGACAAACCTAAAAGAGTCtcaattttgttgttgcaaaACTAACAGAAAGGTGTAAGACTGTTGTGCAGTTCCAGACTACATGACATAGTGCACACAAGATGCTTCTTTGTTATGTTTTATTACATGGTTTCTACGGGCCAGGGATACTCCTGGAAAAACTGCAGGGTCCTTGAAAActccttgaaaataactttttccttgaaaactcCTTGAATTTCTAGAAATAGTACTGGAATTTTATTGAAGAGACCTTGAGTTCTGAAACTTCAGCCCAATAAGTCATTTTGAAAGGGAATGTATTAAGACCTCATATGAAAAGTGCATTTAAAAAAGGCGAAGCTTTTGTATATGACGGCAATTCCATGTTTTCTATTTGAAGTATCTAGGTAACCGCTCTTTTAATGGGGTAACCCAGGAAGGTTTTGTGTAGCCCCCCTCTGTACAGATAGAACCATGAATCTGTTGCTTTAGGCGAGATTGTATTTTCGCCAATGAATTCTAAAGGCTAGTGAGGCAACTGCTTTTATAATCAACATCGCAGTCTCAGCTCACTGTACAAAGGCTGGCTGACTGCATTTAAATATGACAGTTAACAACTgcatcgagctgagtggaaggTGGGTGCCCGGGATGTCCAGGGGCCTCCACTGTGATCAGCCAGCCCCTAGACAGTGAGACGCTCCCATGGCTAGCAATCCCTGCAACCCAGCCGTGAGCCCCCACACACAGGGACATCCaggcacctgtcacactgtgataacagtggagagagagaaaaaagaaaaaaaaaaacaaaacaaaggggGGAATGGAAGGGAGGCAGAAAACTAAGAAAGCACTACCGCTGAAGAAAGGACAACCGcttagagaaaacaaaggctgCACTACGCTCTTCCCATTGTGGTTCCAAATAGCTACTACTCTGAGCCGTGTGACCTACGTGAACCTGGGCACGTACACCTGAGACCGCTGCCTGCTAAGCAACCGCTCCATCCTGGACCCCAATGCACAAGAAAACCAccatctctttgttgttaactaggttaaattgcatttaaccacatgAAAAAAGCTTTATGCAACAATATCCAGAAATATGTAAGAACCCTGATAACATCATTCCTTTTCGTTTCATTTGCAAAATATGCAATATTATCAGGACACAATTAAGTgagtgcctggagaaaaggaCACCTTGAATGTTGTTTAAAAGTCCTGGAAAAGGCCATGAATAAAAGGTTTGCGAACCTGTATGAACCATGTATTATTGTGGCCAAGGTGATGGTACAATGCAAGACGCAACTTGTGTTGGCACTGTTGTGGCTGAGAAGACTGAGCTATCAAATTAAAGATCACTAACCTGTAGATCACAATGGATGACATGTAAATCTGAAGTCGAGAAAATTTTTCCTTATCTAGagttatttatataataagaTGTTCTTGGTGTTATTGACCTCTGATTGCTCAAAAACTAATAAAGAGCAACAATTCTTTCTAGTTTAACCATGGATCAGATGATGACAGCTTTTCCTTCTGCATCCTCTCTCTTCTGTGATATCcaattttcaaggaaattttCTTCGTAGTATTGAGTGTAAGAtgcaaaacataaaaaaataataatgctgTCATTTCGTCCAA is a window from the Acropora palmata chromosome 1, jaAcrPala1.3, whole genome shotgun sequence genome containing:
- the LOC141896581 gene encoding uncharacterized protein LOC141896581, encoding MGCFPSRLRRNLNNNDGDSFIDLDEEDTPLLNEISRTQQTGHIIPQRQVRDQELIEQEDTELETTLLKLEHARGWREKIQKVETQTELETYRLKIVGLLDSATMEMSRLTKENRHYDVEKVVNSITHLRNAIGDHFFEASGINAFGREVTDMESCVITGGQYFKPVMIQDDDDSIVKLYFFTVSDVDSTEVLFRYYLEHVSFLEDSFALGLVTPDGHTQVEIYGSMCPSYWTIRRDVISNVTRRLNRLEDSYAFDCLSDYDTPLPMR